One Methyloterricola oryzae genomic window, CGCCATCGACCTGGTGCTGAACTTCATCCGACGCAGCGCCATTCCCACCATGGAACAGGCGGAAGCCGGGTTCTTCCAGAAGACCCTCGATCACAGCCTGCCCTATCAATTGCTGCGGGTCGGCCTGGAGCGTACGCAGCCCTATTTCGCCGAAATCAGTGGCGGCAAGCACCGCTTCACCATCCGTTTCATGGTGCCAAGCAGCAGCGAACGGCCCACGCAGAGCGGCGAGCACGTCGACTTTCAGCTCACCTGCTGCATCCTGTAATCAGGCACCTGGCGAAAATGGCGAGCCAGCAAACGCTGATCATCGAAGCGGGCAGGACCGAACGGCATTACTGGCGGGATCTGTGGCGCTACCGGGAACTGTTCTACTTCCTGGCTTGGCGCGATGTGCTGGTCCGTTACAAGCAAACGGTCATAGGCGTCGTATGGGCCGTGGTACGACCGGTATTGACCATGCTGGTGTTCACGGTGATCTTCGGCAAGCTGGCGAAGCTGCCTTCGGAAGGCGCCCCCTACCCCATCCTGGTGTTCAGCGCCATGCTGCCCTGGCAGTTCTTCGCGAACGCCTTCACGGAAGCCGGCAACAGTCTCATATCCAACGCGAACATGATCTCCAAGGTCTATTTCCCACGTCTGATCGTGCCCACCAGCGCCGTCATCGTCAGCTTCGCGGATTTCCTCATTTCCGCTATCCTGCTGGCAGGACTCATGGCTTGGTACCGGTATCTTCCGGACTGGCGTATCCTGACCCTGCCGGCCTTCATCCTCATGGGTTTCGCAGCCGCCATGGGAGCAGGGCTGTGGATCGCCGCGCTCAACGTCAAATACCGCGATTTCCGCTACATCATTCCGTTCGTGGTGCAATTCGGCTTGTACGTGTCGCCTGTGGGGTTTACCAGCGCCATCGTCCCGGAAGATTGGCGTCTGCTGTATTCCCTCAACCCCATGGTCGGCGTGATCGACGGGTTCCGCTGGGCCATCCTGACCGACGACCGCCCCCTGTTGTCGCCCGAATTTCTTGTGTCCGCGAGCGTGGCTGCCGTGGTCCTGTGCAGCGGCGTGCTTTATTTCCGCCGAACGGAAAAGATCTTTGCCGACATCATTTGATCCCACGAAATGTGTGCCTCTCGAACCTTAGTCGATTGTGCCGATGGGGACAATCCCGCATCGAAGCGACTGGACATGACTAGCCCCCTGCTGTAAATCCGCGATGAGCACGGCGATTCAGGTTCATAACCTTTCCAAGAAATACATCCTCAAGCACCAGGATAGCGCCCGCTACATCACCCTGCGCGACTCCCTGCACGGAGCGGCCAGGCAGTTCGCGCAGCGAATCCGACACCCATTTGGCGTCCGCGACAATCCTGGCCGCGAAGAATTCTGGGCCCTCAAGGATATCGAGTTTGAAATCCGCCAGGGCGAGCGCGTGGGCGTGATCGGACGCAACGGCGCGGGCAAGTCGACCCTGCTGAAATTGCTCTCCCGCATCACCGACCCCACGACGGGCCGTATCGCCATCACTGGACGCGTGGCCAGCCTTCTGGAAGTGGGAACCGGCTTTCATCCGGAACTGACCGGCCGCGAGAACATCGCTCTCAATGGCGCCATACTGGGCATGCGCCGGGCGGAAATCAACCGTAGATTCGATGCCATCGTCGCGTTTGCCGAGGTTGAAAGGTTTCTCGACACACCGGTCAAGCGTTACTCCAGCGGCATGTACGTCCGGCTCGCCTTCGCAGTTGCGGCGCATCTGGAACCCGAAATCCTGATCGTGGATGAAGTGCTGGCGGTGGGCGATGCGCAGTTCCAGCGGAAATGCCTGGGCAAAATGAAGGAGCTGGGCAGCGAGGGCCGCACGGTGCTGTTCGTTAGCCACAACACCAGTTCCATCCTGCAGTTGACCGACACCTGCATCCTGCTAGACCAAGGCCGTCTCGCGATGCGCGACAGCAGCGCACAGTGCGTTACCCATTATCTGCAAGGCGGCGCTGCGGCCGACACGACGCAGGGCATCCGCAATCAGCGGACCGATTTCGCGGTGCTGCGATTCGTCCTCGACCGTGAAGCGAGCCCCCTCGGTTTCAATCGGCCGCTGGTTTTCAATATGGAACTGGAGTCCGCCCGTCCCCTGGATGGCATCTCGGTCATCCTCGGGATCGAGAATTCATTGGGTGCCCACATTCTCACCGCAAGGGCCCGCATCGATGCCATTGCAACTGGGCCAACGCGCTTTGACCTGCGGCTGGAGGGGCACAATCTGGCTCCGGGAAGTTATTTCGCATCCCTCACCATCTGGTCCGCGGCCCAGATCATCTTTGAGCAAACGCAGATCCTGGGCCTGGAACTGGTCTCCAACCAGGAGGATGAACAGCGCTATGGCCCATACATTGCCAAGGTCTCCGATAAACTGGGCTGCTTCCGCCCCCTGGAGGTGACCCATGCCTGACGGACGGACGAAGAAAATTCGACGCCTCGGTGTCTGGCCTTGTCGGCTCGCCCATTCTTAATATCCCACCCCAACCATGGACAAGCACATCGTCGTCATCCTGGGCATGCATCGCAGCGGCACCTCTGCGCTAACCCGCGTGCTCAATCTGATGGGCATGGACCTGGGGCGAGAGTTGGTGCCGGCGGAGATCGACAATCCTAAGGGATTCTGGGAAGACGCGCGCATCGTCGCCATACACGAGCGTTTCCTCCAGGACATAGAGCGAAGTTCGAGCGACCCGCGGGTATTCAGCGAACGGGACTGGACGGGACGCGCGGCGGACGCAGCACAAAGCGCATTACTGCAAGTGCTGTCCAACTATCGCCAGGAGGCTGGCATTTGGGGTGTGAAAGATCCCCGTCACTGCCGGCTGCTGCCGCTCTGGGCGCCGCTGTATCCTCAGATCGGACGGTCACCGCATTTTCTGCTGACCGTGCGCAATCCGCTGGAAGTCGCCGGATCGCTGGAAAAGCGCGACAGGCTGCCGTTTCGCCGTGGGCTGCTGCTGTGGCTGATCAACAACCTGGAGGCCTTGGTGCAGACCCAAGGTAGCGGGCGGGTCATCATTACCTTCGACCAGTTACTCTCAGCACCGGAGCAGGTCATCGACAAGATACGCAGCGGCCTCTCGCTACCCTGGCCGGAACTGCCCGAGGACTTCGAGACACGCATGCGCGGTTTTCTCGACCCGGAACTGCGTCACCACCGCACGCCTGAGCCGCACCGGCCAGTAGGCGAGGGGCTTGAACTGGTGGACAGCCTGCTGCTGGAGGCATGGATAGGGCAAGTCTACACGTGCCTGCAGACCGCAGCCGAGCATCCTCAATCAGCCATCGATCCGGCCGTTTACGGCATTGCAGCGAACCTGAGCGATCGCCTGATCCAGCTCGAGAACCTCAGCGCCAAGGAACGCGCCCCCCATTTTCACCAATGGTTCTGCCCCGGCAATGCCTGGGACCGGCTGCAGAAAGCCGATCGGGTCCTCTCCTGGCTGCCGATTCTGCGGCCCGGCAAGCTCCTGCAGCCAGCCTATGCCTTGCGCTATAGCCTGGTAAAGCTGCGCAATACGTGGCGGCATGGCCTGGGCGTGGAGGCTAAAGGTGGAGGCTAAATCGGTACCGGAGCATGACTCGGCGGCCCAGCCCCCCGCCACCGGCATCTGGCCGCGCTGCCGACGGTTTGTCGCCGCTTGGCTGCGGGTTCCCGCCAGCCGCGTACTTCGGACTTACGACCGGCTGCACGGCCGCCGCACCGTCCATCTCATCCACATCGGAAAGACCGGCGGTACCGCGCTCAAGCATGTACTAAAGCATCAATCCGTCACGCCCCGCTACCGTATCGTGCTGCACAACCACGCCTGCACGCTGCGCGATGTGCCCGTGGGTGACGGCGTGATGTTTTTCCTGCGCGACCCTGTCAGCCGCTTCGTCAGCGGCTTCTACAGCCGCATGCGCCAAGGCCGGCCGCGCTATTTCTACCCCTGGAGCGAAGCAGAGGCAGTCGCATTCGCCCGCTTTCAGACTCCCAACCAGCTGGCGCTGGCGCTAAGCTCGGCCGACGCCACCCTGAGGGAAGCCGCGGTCGCGGCCATGGGCGCGATTCAGCATGTCAGATCGTCCTATTGGGACTGGTTCGAAAATGAGAGCTACTTTTTGTCCCGACGCGATGACATACTTTTCGTCGGATTCCAGGAATCCCTGACGGCAGACTTCGATAAGCTCAAGTCATTACTCGGGCTACCCGATAGCGCGGTCCTGCCAGGCGAAGAGGCTGCCATGCACCGCAATCCGGAGGAACTGGACCGCCGCCTCGACCCGCAGGCCCTGGCGAACCTGTCTCACTGGTACAGACACGATTATGCGTTCGTCGACTTATGCCGGAGCCTGGAGGACCAGCCAAAGTCATGTCGGAATCCTTGAGGAAACGGCAGCCAGGCGATAGGCGGCAGGGGCGTGCTAACATGGGCATGAGCCGGAATGCGGCAGGCTGCGTTCTTCCATGAAGTATCCATATATTCTAGTCGTCACCTACGGACGCAGTGGCTCCACGCTCCTGCAAGGCGTCTTGAACAGCATCGACGGGTGCTTGATTGCCGGTGAGAACTTCAACTTCATTTTTCCCTTGTACCAATCCTATAGGCGTTTGCTCTCGGCGAATACGCACGTGGCGGAGGGAGTCCTCGGGAGCGAAAATCCGCATTTGCCCCGGCATCCCTTTTTCGGCGCGCGGCGCCTCAGTCCGGAACTCTTTCTGGAGGATGCGAGCCGGCTGGTCATCGCACAACTGCGCGCATTGGATGAGTCGAAGGGTACACGATGCCTGGGCTTCAAGGAGATACGCTATGCCGAGGCCTTGCCGGAATTGGAGGAGTACCTGGATTTTCTCCATCGCATACTCCCGGGCTCGGCCCTGATCTTCAACACCCGGCGCAGCGAGGAGGTCGCCCGCAGTGCCTGGTTGAAAAAGCAACGCAGGAGAGATGTGCTGAGCCGGATTCAGCGACTGGACATGCTATTTCGCGCCTATGCGGATAAATCGCTCAATGCGTTCGTTATCGATTACTCGGACTGTGTGAGGAAAACCGAGCGTCTGAAAGACTTGCTCCAATTTCTGGGAGCGGAGTATTCAGAGGCCCGGATCGACGCCGTTTTGAACACCCCCCCACAGTTTTTCTCCCGCCCAAGAGGGCGTGCGACGTCTCCTGGAAGCCGAAACGGATGAGCCCGTGAGACCGGATTGTCTGCACGGCCGAGAGGCCAAACTATTGCCTCGATTCAAGGGCTAGGGCGAACCTCCACCATTGCTAAGCCACCCTTCACCGCCCACGCACCCAAAGATTTCTCCGCAATGATGCCCGCCCCACCTCAAATTTCCGTCCTGATGCCTGTCTACAATGGTGAGCGTTATCTGGCCGAGGCCATCGACAGCATCCTGACGCAAACCTTTACCGACTTCGAATTTCTCATCGTCAACGACGGGTCCACAGACACCAGCCGCGAAACTGTGATCGGCTACCAAGACCCACGCATCCGTCTGGTGGACAACTGCCAGAACCTGGGGCTGGTCACGACCCTAAACAAGGGACTTGGGATGTGCGTCGGGCGCTACGTGGCCCGCATGGACTGCGACGACATCGCGAATCCGCAACGCTTGGCCAGACAGGTTGAATTCATGGATGCCAACCCTGAAATTGGTGTATGCGGCTCTTGGTACGAGCGCTTTGATGGCGCGGCACGCATCTTTTCCCCACCCTGTGACGACCGCGACATACGCCTGTCCCTGGCCTTCGAAAACACTTTCGGCCACAACACAGTCATGTTGCGTCGTGACTTCATTGAGCGTCATGGGCTCCGTTACGACCCTTCCTACGCCTATGCAGAGGACTACGAGTTCTGGGTGCGCTGCTCCAGATTGACGAAGATGGCGAACCTGCCGGAGCCGCTGGTGCGTTATCGCTTCCATCCGGAAAATACCAGCAGCGTTTTCGCAGAACAGCAAAGATCAACTGCAGACCGGGTGCGCGAAGGGCAACTTGCATTCCTACGCCTCGCCCCTGACCCGGAAGAGCTCCGACTGCATCATGCCATTACCCACCACTGTTTCACCGGGGGTTGCACTGAACTGGAACTGGCGTCACATTGGATCGACCGTTTCACGAGGAAGCTGAGCGAACACTTTGCTGCGCCAGTACAGAGAGTACACAAAATGCTAAGCCTGCACTGGTATGTCGCCTGTGGTATGGCGGCGGGCGAGGGATTGCGCGTTTGGCGAATATTCATGGCATCGCCGGTGGGCAGGGCGGCACGGCCTGTGCTGCAGGCGAAACTACTTCTCCGCTGCCTGATGAAACGCCCAATTCCAGGGCGAATTGCGAGCGGCACACTCAATACCGCCTCGAACGCCTGATAATGCAAAGGCTCGTGGCTATCGACAATATTTAGGTCCCAAACCATCGCTGCGAATGACTCAGTCCATAGAGGTCCTTTCCGTGAGCACGGTGGATATCCATGGGGGCGCCGCTAGAGCCGCCTATCGGCTCCACAGCGGCCTGCTCGACAGTGGTGTTCGCGCTAGTATGATGGTCCATCGCAAATACGGGGACGACGGGACGGTCTTGCCCACGCACGGCCGATCGCATCTAGGTTCGATCTGGGGCACGATCAAGCCCCTGCTGGACGCGGTGCCCGTGCGTCTGTATCCGCGGCGCCGGGCCGGGTTCTGGAGTTGTAATCTCTGGCCGGAAATAGGCTTCAACCGGGCAGTACTCAAGCTCGGCCCAAAATTGGTCCATCTCCACTGGATCGGGGAAGGCTTCCTGAGTCCAAGCCAAATCGGCGCATTGCATTGTCCCGTAGTCTGGACTTTGCACGATATGTGGGCCTTCACCGGAGGCTGCCATTATGACAACGGTTGCGGGCACTACCGGCAGCGTTGCGGCCATTGCCCGCAACTGGGTTCGTCGCAAGGGTGGGATATCAGCCGATTCGCATGGCAGTTCAAGCACCGCGCCTACCGGAGGGAGAAGTTGCTGCTGGTCTGCCCCAGCCGTTGGCTGGCGCGCTGTGCGGGCGAGAGTGCCCTGCTTGCCGGCTACAGGATCGAAGTCATCCCCAACGGCCTCAACCTGCAACAGTTCAAGCCGCTGGACCAAGCCGCCTGCCGCAAGGCGCTGGGACTGCCGCTGGAGCAGCACGCCCTCTGGCTGGCCTTCGGCGCCATGTCCGCCACATCGGACCCGCGCAAGGGCTTTACCGCCCTTTCCGAGGCCCTGCAACGCCTCGCCTCCAGACAACCGGATCTTGACCTGGGCGTGATGATCTTCGGAGCCGCGCGGCCGGCACAGGCACCTGATTTCGGCTTCGATACCCATTACCTGGGCCGGCTGCATGACGATATCAGCATGGCGACCGTTTACAGTGCTGCCGATGCGGTAGTCGCCCCCTCGACCCAGGAGAATCTTTCCAACGTGGTGCTGGAAGCCTTGGCTTGCGGCACGCCGGTGGTCGCCTTCGACATCGGCGGCATGCCGGACCTGATCGATCATCAGATCAACGGGTACCTGGCCCGGGCGAACGACGCGACCGATCTTGCCGAGGGTCTGGCCTGGGTGTTGAATCACCCGGGACGCCGGAGCGTCCTGGCAGCCGCGGCAAGGGACAAGACCGAAAAGGAGTTCGATATCCGCACGATCGTCGGGCGCTACCGCGCTGCATATGAATCCCTGCTGGACCAAGGAAACGGCTGATGCAGACCGGCAGCGCCGCTACCAAGATCAGCATCGTCATTGCCACCTACCATGCGGCAGGAACACTGGAGCAATGTCTGCGCAGCATAGACTCGCAGACCTATGCCAATCGGGAACTCATCGTCATGGACGGCGGCTCCACGGACGGCACGGTGGGCTTGCTCGAAGCCTGGTCGGATCGCATCGATTATTGGGAATCCGAGGCCGACCGCGGCATCTACCACGCCTGGAACAAGGCCCTAAAGCACGCCAGCGGCGAATGGATCTGCTTCCTCGGCGCCGACGACTATTTCTGGTCCGAGACCGCCCTGGAAAGCCTGGTGTCAGCCCTCGTCGCGCCGGACCGCAACAGCCGCCTCATTTACGGACGCGTCGCGGTGGTGAATGATCTGGGTCAGGTGCTTTACCGTGTCGGCGAAGCATGGGATAGCGCCCGCCAGCGCTTTCACCAGGTCATGAGCATGCCGCACCTGGGTGTCTTGCACCATCGCAGTCTTTTCGAAGACTACGGTCCCTTTGACGAAAGCTTCCGGATCGCCGGCGATTACGAATTCCTGCTACGCGAACTGCGGCAGGCGCCAGCCCAGTTCGTAGCAGGCCCGGAGGCCATCGTCGGCATGCGCGTGGGCGGCATCAGCAGCCAGCCCGCCCTGGCCTTGCAGCAATTGCGGGAAGTGCGCCGGGCACAACGCTCATTGGGCTTCCGCTGGCCTGGACCCTACTGGATTATGGCGGTGGCACGCATCTACCTGCGCATGGCACTCTGGCCTCTTCTCGGCGAAGCCAGGACCCGGCGACTGCTGGACTTCGGACGCCGGCTGCGGGGCCTGCCACCCTTCTGGACGCGCACCTTGTGACGACCGGCAGTCAAGCCCTGAAGGCGCCCGTGAGCGCGGTGATCCCCTGCTTCCGCTGCGCCGCCACCATCGAGCGCGCCGTCGCTTCGGTAGTGGGCCAGACGCTCCCGCCGGCCGAACTGATCCTGGTGGACGACCACAGCCGTGATGGGACGCTTGAAGCACTGCAGCACATTGCCGAACGGCTGGGGAAAGATTGGGTCCAGGTGCTCGCCCTGCCACAGAACCTGGGCGCTGCCTCCGCGCGCAACCGCGGCTGGGAGGCGGCGAGCCAGGACTACGTGGCTTTCCTGGACGCCGACGATGCCTGGCATCCCCAGAAGACCGAGTTCCAGGCCGGCTATCTGGACCGGTACCCGGACGTCGCCGCCTGCGGGCGGCAGCACAGCACTTATTCCCCGAATCCGCCCCGGCTTGAAGCGGACGCTCTCAAGGGCCGCCCTCTCTCCAGCCTCGCCCTGCTGCTGGCCAACCGGCTCACGCCTTCCGCCGTCATGCTGCGCAGAGCGCTGCCGCTTCGCTTTGACGAAGGCCGGCGCCACATGGAGGACCACTTGCTCTGGCTGCGCCTGGCGCTGCTGGGACATTCCCTCCACTGGATCGACGCACCTCTGGCCTATTCGTTCAAGGCGGCCTATGGAGAAAGCGGGCTCAGTGCGCAAATGACGGCCATGGCGCAGGCGGATTTCGATAATTACCGGCAGTTGCACCGGGAAGGCCTGCTCGGTTTCCTGCCCATGGCCGCGCTGTGCACGTATTCGCTACTCAAGTCGGTGCGACGCCTTGCCCTCAGCGCAACCCGTCGCCCCGGGAGACCACAATGAACGGCCCGCGCATTACGCTGTCCATCGTCAGCCACGGCCACGGCCCGCTGCTGTCGGAGTTGTTGACGTCAATCGCGCGTAATTGCCAGAGTGATCTCGAAGTGCTGGTCACGGAAAACTTCCCGGAGGGCCTGGAAGCGCCGGAGGATTTCCCATTTCCGCTGCGCATCATTCGAAACGCGCGGGCGAAGGGTTTCGGCGCCAACCAGAACGCCGCCCTGAAGCAGGCCAACGGCGATTACTTCTGCGTGCTGAATCCCGACATCGGGCTGAGCTGCGACCCCTTTCCCGCCTTGCTCGCCTGCCTGCAGGCAAACCCTTCGGCGGGCGTGGTCGCGCCTCGGGTGGTGAGCCCCGAAGGCTTACTCGAAGACAGTGCCCGCGATTTCCCCAGCCCCTGGACCATCGTCAAGAAAGCCCTCGGCCTGAACCGCGACCGCGAGACCTTGCACAAGCGGCTGCAGGGTGACGCCCTTTCCGTGGACTGGGTGGCGGGCATGTTCCTGCTGTTTCCGGCGGCAGTATTTCGCGAAATTGGGGGCTTCGACGAAGCCTTTTTCCTCTATTACGAGGACGTGGATCTGTGCTCGCGCCTGCATGCTCGGGGCCTTGAAGTCCTGCTGGCGCCGGAGGTTTCCGTGGTGCACGATGCACGCCGGGAGAGCCACCGCAATCTTATGTACCTGCGCTGGCATCTGGCCAGCATGCTGCGCTTTTTCATTTACCATTTCTTCCGCAACCTGAGAGCCGGGAGCACACCATGAACAAAACCCTGAGCATCCTCATGCTCGCCCTGATTCCCTGCCTAGCCAGCGCGGCCGGCAGCAGCAAAGTGCGTATCGGCGTTTTGGCCTTCGGCACGGTCAATTGGGAACTGGCGGCCATGCGCAATGAAGGCCTGGACAAAAAGTACGGTCTGGACCTGCAGGTGCAGACCCTGGCCAGTCCCGACGCGGGCAAGATCGGCCTGCAAGCCGGCAGCTTGGACATGATCGTGACCGACTGGATTTGGGTGGCCTATCAGGAGCAGACCGGCAATGCGCTGCGCTTTGTCCCCTATTCCACCCACGCCGGCGCGCTCATGGCGGGGCCCGGCTCCAAGTTGGCGGGGGTGGCGGATCTGGCCGGCAAGAAGCTGGGTATCGTCGGCGGACCCCTGGACAAGAACTGGGTGCTGCTGCGCGCCTACGCCCGCAAAGTGCATGGCCTGGACCTGGAAAAATCCGCGGAGAAGGTGTTCGGAGCCCCGCCCTTGCTCAATCAGCAGCTCGCCGACGGCAAGCTCGACGCCTTGCTGACCTTCTGGCACTACGCCGCCAAGCAGGAGGCACAGGGCTACCGGAAGCTGCTGGATGGCCGCGAGCTGTTGAAGGGCCTGGGCATCGAACTACCCATGCCCAACCTGGGTTACGTGTTCAAGGCCGCCTGGGGCGAGGCCAATGCCCAAGGTCTGGCCGCCTT contains:
- a CDS encoding sulfotransferase; translation: MKYPYILVVTYGRSGSTLLQGVLNSIDGCLIAGENFNFIFPLYQSYRRLLSANTHVAEGVLGSENPHLPRHPFFGARRLSPELFLEDASRLVIAQLRALDESKGTRCLGFKEIRYAEALPELEEYLDFLHRILPGSALIFNTRRSEEVARSAWLKKQRRRDVLSRIQRLDMLFRAYADKSLNAFVIDYSDCVRKTERLKDLLQFLGAEYSEARIDAVLNTPPQFFSRPRGRATSPGSRNG
- a CDS encoding glycosyltransferase family 4 protein, with amino-acid sequence MTQSIEVLSVSTVDIHGGAARAAYRLHSGLLDSGVRASMMVHRKYGDDGTVLPTHGRSHLGSIWGTIKPLLDAVPVRLYPRRRAGFWSCNLWPEIGFNRAVLKLGPKLVHLHWIGEGFLSPSQIGALHCPVVWTLHDMWAFTGGCHYDNGCGHYRQRCGHCPQLGSSQGWDISRFAWQFKHRAYRREKLLLVCPSRWLARCAGESALLAGYRIEVIPNGLNLQQFKPLDQAACRKALGLPLEQHALWLAFGAMSATSDPRKGFTALSEALQRLASRQPDLDLGVMIFGAARPAQAPDFGFDTHYLGRLHDDISMATVYSAADAVVAPSTQENLSNVVLEALACGTPVVAFDIGGMPDLIDHQINGYLARANDATDLAEGLAWVLNHPGRRSVLAAAARDKTEKEFDIRTIVGRYRAAYESLLDQGNG
- a CDS encoding sulfotransferase family 2 domain-containing protein encodes the protein MEAKSVPEHDSAAQPPATGIWPRCRRFVAAWLRVPASRVLRTYDRLHGRRTVHLIHIGKTGGTALKHVLKHQSVTPRYRIVLHNHACTLRDVPVGDGVMFFLRDPVSRFVSGFYSRMRQGRPRYFYPWSEAEAVAFARFQTPNQLALALSSADATLREAAVAAMGAIQHVRSSYWDWFENESYFLSRRDDILFVGFQESLTADFDKLKSLLGLPDSAVLPGEEAAMHRNPEELDRRLDPQALANLSHWYRHDYAFVDLCRSLEDQPKSCRNP
- a CDS encoding glycosyltransferase family 2 protein, which encodes MTTGSQALKAPVSAVIPCFRCAATIERAVASVVGQTLPPAELILVDDHSRDGTLEALQHIAERLGKDWVQVLALPQNLGAASARNRGWEAASQDYVAFLDADDAWHPQKTEFQAGYLDRYPDVAACGRQHSTYSPNPPRLEADALKGRPLSSLALLLANRLTPSAVMLRRALPLRFDEGRRHMEDHLLWLRLALLGHSLHWIDAPLAYSFKAAYGESGLSAQMTAMAQADFDNYRQLHREGLLGFLPMAALCTYSLLKSVRRLALSATRRPGRPQ
- a CDS encoding glycosyltransferase family 2 protein, which codes for MNGPRITLSIVSHGHGPLLSELLTSIARNCQSDLEVLVTENFPEGLEAPEDFPFPLRIIRNARAKGFGANQNAALKQANGDYFCVLNPDIGLSCDPFPALLACLQANPSAGVVAPRVVSPEGLLEDSARDFPSPWTIVKKALGLNRDRETLHKRLQGDALSVDWVAGMFLLFPAAVFREIGGFDEAFFLYYEDVDLCSRLHARGLEVLLAPEVSVVHDARRESHRNLMYLRWHLASMLRFFIYHFFRNLRAGSTP
- a CDS encoding glycosyltransferase family 2 protein — translated: MMPAPPQISVLMPVYNGERYLAEAIDSILTQTFTDFEFLIVNDGSTDTSRETVIGYQDPRIRLVDNCQNLGLVTTLNKGLGMCVGRYVARMDCDDIANPQRLARQVEFMDANPEIGVCGSWYERFDGAARIFSPPCDDRDIRLSLAFENTFGHNTVMLRRDFIERHGLRYDPSYAYAEDYEFWVRCSRLTKMANLPEPLVRYRFHPENTSSVFAEQQRSTADRVREGQLAFLRLAPDPEELRLHHAITHHCFTGGCTELELASHWIDRFTRKLSEHFAAPVQRVHKMLSLHWYVACGMAAGEGLRVWRIFMASPVGRAARPVLQAKLLLRCLMKRPIPGRIASGTLNTASNA
- a CDS encoding ABC transporter ATP-binding protein, with the protein product MSTAIQVHNLSKKYILKHQDSARYITLRDSLHGAARQFAQRIRHPFGVRDNPGREEFWALKDIEFEIRQGERVGVIGRNGAGKSTLLKLLSRITDPTTGRIAITGRVASLLEVGTGFHPELTGRENIALNGAILGMRRAEINRRFDAIVAFAEVERFLDTPVKRYSSGMYVRLAFAVAAHLEPEILIVDEVLAVGDAQFQRKCLGKMKELGSEGRTVLFVSHNTSSILQLTDTCILLDQGRLAMRDSSAQCVTHYLQGGAAADTTQGIRNQRTDFAVLRFVLDREASPLGFNRPLVFNMELESARPLDGISVILGIENSLGAHILTARARIDAIATGPTRFDLRLEGHNLAPGSYFASLTIWSAAQIIFEQTQILGLELVSNQEDEQRYGPYIAKVSDKLGCFRPLEVTHA
- a CDS encoding ABC transporter substrate-binding protein gives rise to the protein MNKTLSILMLALIPCLASAAGSSKVRIGVLAFGTVNWELAAMRNEGLDKKYGLDLQVQTLASPDAGKIGLQAGSLDMIVTDWIWVAYQEQTGNALRFVPYSTHAGALMAGPGSKLAGVADLAGKKLGIVGGPLDKNWVLLRAYARKVHGLDLEKSAEKVFGAPPLLNQQLADGKLDALLTFWHYAAKQEAQGYRKLLDGRELLKGLGIELPMPNLGYVFKAAWGEANAQGLAAFRTASEEARGLLCRNDGAWAKIAPLTQEKDPQLQMVLRRDYCGGIVKQWGPAEIQAAGRIYQILRETGGEQLTGKAQILPEIIFWRQ
- a CDS encoding sulfotransferase family protein — translated: MDKHIVVILGMHRSGTSALTRVLNLMGMDLGRELVPAEIDNPKGFWEDARIVAIHERFLQDIERSSSDPRVFSERDWTGRAADAAQSALLQVLSNYRQEAGIWGVKDPRHCRLLPLWAPLYPQIGRSPHFLLTVRNPLEVAGSLEKRDRLPFRRGLLLWLINNLEALVQTQGSGRVIITFDQLLSAPEQVIDKIRSGLSLPWPELPEDFETRMRGFLDPELRHHRTPEPHRPVGEGLELVDSLLLEAWIGQVYTCLQTAAEHPQSAIDPAVYGIAANLSDRLIQLENLSAKERAPHFHQWFCPGNAWDRLQKADRVLSWLPILRPGKLLQPAYALRYSLVKLRNTWRHGLGVEAKGGG
- a CDS encoding ABC transporter permease, producing MASQQTLIIEAGRTERHYWRDLWRYRELFYFLAWRDVLVRYKQTVIGVVWAVVRPVLTMLVFTVIFGKLAKLPSEGAPYPILVFSAMLPWQFFANAFTEAGNSLISNANMISKVYFPRLIVPTSAVIVSFADFLISAILLAGLMAWYRYLPDWRILTLPAFILMGFAAAMGAGLWIAALNVKYRDFRYIIPFVVQFGLYVSPVGFTSAIVPEDWRLLYSLNPMVGVIDGFRWAILTDDRPLLSPEFLVSASVAAVVLCSGVLYFRRTEKIFADII
- a CDS encoding glycosyltransferase family 2 protein, encoding MQTGSAATKISIVIATYHAAGTLEQCLRSIDSQTYANRELIVMDGGSTDGTVGLLEAWSDRIDYWESEADRGIYHAWNKALKHASGEWICFLGADDYFWSETALESLVSALVAPDRNSRLIYGRVAVVNDLGQVLYRVGEAWDSARQRFHQVMSMPHLGVLHHRSLFEDYGPFDESFRIAGDYEFLLRELRQAPAQFVAGPEAIVGMRVGGISSQPALALQQLREVRRAQRSLGFRWPGPYWIMAVARIYLRMALWPLLGEARTRRLLDFGRRLRGLPPFWTRTL